The DNA segment TTGCAACATGGCCGGCGTCAGCGGGCCGCCGGAGCCTTGCGCGTCGGGGTTGTTGGGGCCGAAGAGCACCGGGTGGATCGAGCGCGCCAACTGGATGGCAAAGTAGGTGATGGGCACGCTGACGAAGCCGACGATACCGTACACGGCGGCGAATCGGGCGCGGCGGCCCGGATCTTCAATACCCTGCCGCAACATGAGATAGGCAAAGTAGACCAGCAACAGAATCGTGAACGTGGTCAAGCGCGGGTCCCACGTCCACCAGGTGTTCCAGGCAGGCCGCCCCCACAACATGCCGCTGAAGAGCGTCATCAGCGCAAACGTCACGCCAATCTCCACTGATGAGTAGCCGACGCGATCCCACTTATCGTCGCCGGTTCGCAAATAGGCAATGCCTGCCAACAGGGTGACGAAGAACGCCAGCCCGCCCACCCAGGCTGACGGGACGTGAAAGTAGAAGATGCGTTGCACTTCGCCCATGGTGGCTTCCTGCGGCGCATAAAGGAACACCAGGCCAAGCGCGATCAGCATCAACCCGGCAGTGACGACGGTCAGGATTTGTAGATTTCGAGGCGCAGATACAGACATAGTCAATCTCCTTGTCAAAGTTTATTTGTTCAACTTCGTCATTCCTCTACCAGATAATCAAACACCATGAAAGCTACGGCGATAAAAATTGTGTCGTAGACCAGCAACAAGTTGAACCAGGGAGCAACGTCCCCCCACTCCGCCGCCAGCAAGATCCCGGTGCTGGCCTTGACGGCGGCGATCACCACCGGGATCGTCACCGGAAACAGCAGGATGGGCAACATTACGTCGCGGGCGCGGGTGTGAACGGCCATGGAGGCCAACAGCGTGCCGACCCCGGCATAGCCGGCCGTGCCCAGCAGAACCACGACGAGCAACATGGGCTTGAAAAGCAAAATGCCGTACAACACGCTGAACACCGGCATTACGATGGCTTCGACCAGAAGCATGAAGAGGGCGGCCCCGATCATTTTGCCAAAGTAAATGGCCGTGCGATCAATTGGCGCAAGCAGAAGGCCGTCGAACGAGCCGCGATCCATTTCGGCGGCGAAGGTGCGGTTGAGGCCGAGCGTTCCGGCGAAGATAAACGTCACCCACAACACACCGGCGGCTACATTCTCGCGGGCGGCCCGGTCCAGTTCCAGGGCAAAGTTAAAGATCAACACCACCAGCAGAGAGAAGATCAACATGGCGCTGACCAGCTCTTTGCTTCGCGCTTCGGCGGCCACGTCTTTGCGGACGATGGCGAAGATGGCTTTGAGATAAGCCGCAAAGCGTGAGGTTCCCGGTCTGGCGGCGGTCGTGGGTTCGACCTGCTTCCACGGTTGATCAGCCATTGGTTAAAGTCTCGTAAGCTCGCGCAAATTCCAGCGGCGTCAACCCGGCGGTCGGTTCGTTGTAGACGATCTTGCCCCGCGAGAGGACGGCCACCCGGTCGGCCAGAGCCAGGGCGTGAGGCAGGTCGTGCGAGATCATCAGCACCGTCCGGCCCTGGGCGGCCACGCTCTTGAGAATGCCGTCCAGCATGGCGCTGGCGTCCTGGTCGAGGCCAGTGTGCGGCTCGTCGAAGAGCATGATCTGGGGCGCGTGCAAAATGGCCCGGCCAATTGCCAGCCGCTGGGCCATGCCGCGCGAGAAGGTGCGCACCAGATCATGCCGCCGTTTGCTCAAGCCCACCTGCGCCAGAACTTCATCAACACGTTTTGGCAAATTGGGCACGGCGTAAACATCGCCGTAGAAGCGCAGGTTTTCGGCGGCGGTGAGGTCGCCGTAAAGCAGGGGGTGATGTGAGACCACGCCGAGCAGGCGGCGGGCGTCGTCGGCCTGGGCCGGAATCTCAAAACCGTTAAGGCGCACCCGGCCAAAGGTGGGGCGGGCCAGCGAAGCTACGATCCGAAGGAGGGTCGTCTTGCCCGCGCCGTTCGGCCCCACCAGCGCCAGAAACTCGCCGGGCTGGATCGTCAATTCCACGCCGCGCAGGACGGGCTTGAGGCCGAAGGTTTTGACGAGGGCGTGGATTTCGATCATGACGGCGTGAACAGTGAAACGACAAACGTCAAACGACAATTGACTTGACGTTTTTCGTTTGACGTTTGACTACTTCTTCTCTTTTTCCACCAGCCGCTTCAATTCCGCTTTCAGCTTCTCGCGCTTGGCGTGGTGCTCGGCCTCGGAATATTCGCCGGCTTCAAAGCCGTCGTCGAGTTCGGCCAGTTCGTCGAGCAACTCGTCGTAAGTCTGGCCCGAGGGCGGCGCGGCCTGGGTAGGTTTGACGTTGCTCCCGCCGCGCTGAATCCACCAGTAGGCAATGACGGCCACGGACAGCGCCAGCGACAGGCCGCCGATGAGGACGGTGCGAACGTCGAAGGCCGGGGCAACCGTCGAGGCGGATGTTGAACCACCGGAGGTGGTTGCTGCCAACGACGGCTTCCCCTCGAGCGAAAAAGCAATGTTGTCTCCGGCGGCCATCGCCTCAACGGTGAAGGAGTGATAGTTCGCGCCCTGCACGTCACGCAAACCTTCGTCGCGCAAGCCGGCGCCGGTCAGCGTCACCCCGTTGTCGGGCAACAACACGCTGACGGCTGAGGTGGGATAGGAAATTTTTTGAGCAAAGCTCAAGGCGTCGGCGTAAGGCAGTGAGAAGGAAACGAGAATCTGTTGCGCGCCGGCGCCGGGGCGAACCGGCAAGGTATCGGCGAAACCGTCGGCGGTTTGTTGATAACGACCGCCGATAACGTCATCTTGAAACGAAAGCTCGGC comes from the Chloroflexota bacterium genome and includes:
- the ccsA gene encoding cytochrome c biogenesis protein CcsA gives rise to the protein MSVSAPRNLQILTVVTAGLMLIALGLVFLYAPQEATMGEVQRIFYFHVPSAWVGGLAFFVTLLAGIAYLRTGDDKWDRVGYSSVEIGVTFALMTLFSGMLWGRPAWNTWWTWDPRLTTFTILLLVYFAYLMLRQGIEDPGRRARFAAVYGIVGFVSVPITYFAIQLARSIHPVLFGPNNPDAQGSGGPLTPAMLQTFFFSLFSFTVLYFTLLWHRLRLANFAERVEQLKAKMMSA
- a CDS encoding heme exporter protein CcmB; translated protein: MADQPWKQVEPTTAARPGTSRFAAYLKAIFAIVRKDVAAEARSKELVSAMLIFSLLVVLIFNFALELDRAARENVAAGVLWVTFIFAGTLGLNRTFAAEMDRGSFDGLLLAPIDRTAIYFGKMIGAALFMLLVEAIVMPVFSVLYGILLFKPMLLVVVLLGTAGYAGVGTLLASMAVHTRARDVMLPILLFPVTIPVVIAAVKASTGILLAAEWGDVAPWFNLLLVYDTIFIAVAFMVFDYLVEE
- the ccmA gene encoding heme ABC exporter ATP-binding protein CcmA, producing MIEIHALVKTFGLKPVLRGVELTIQPGEFLALVGPNGAGKTTLLRIVASLARPTFGRVRLNGFEIPAQADDARRLLGVVSHHPLLYGDLTAAENLRFYGDVYAVPNLPKRVDEVLAQVGLSKRRHDLVRTFSRGMAQRLAIGRAILHAPQIMLFDEPHTGLDQDASAMLDGILKSVAAQGRTVLMISHDLPHALALADRVAVLSRGKIVYNEPTAGLTPLEFARAYETLTNG